The Archangium primigenium genomic interval TCGCCCTCGGCGTGGGCCTCGCCATTACCCTCGGTGTCAAGCTCACCAACCTCGGGCCCCTCTGGGCGGGCATCATCCCGGGCACCATCGCCTTCCTGGCCACCTACTTCCTGCTCGCCCAGCGAGTGGGCAAGGAACTGCAGAAGTTGATGCTCGCCGTGCAGAAGGAGCTCCAGGGCCAGCCCACCAGCCAGAAGGACGCCCAGGGCCGGCTCGAGCGCGCCATCAAGATGCTCGAGGGCGGCCTCGTCTACGAGAAGCGCCAGTTCCTCGTGGGCCCCGAGGTGCACGCCCAGATTGGAATGTTGAAGTACATGTCCAAGGATCTGGACGGCGCCCAGCGCCACTTCGCCCAGGCGAGCAGCCGCAACTACATGGCCAAGGCCATGGAGGGCGCCCTGCACTTCCAGAAGAAGGACTTCGCCGCCATGAAGAAGGCCTTCGAGGCCGCCGCGGCCGCCGGCAAGAAGGAGTCCATTGTCTGGGCCGTGTACGCCTGGTGTCTGGTGCAGAACAAGGAGAAGGACGAAGCGCTCAAGGTGCTGGGCCGGGGCGTGGACGCCAACCCGAGCGATGACAAGCTCAAGAACAGCCTGTCCGCGCTGCAGAACGACAAGCGGCTCAAGATGAAGCCCTACGAGCCCTTGTGGTGGCAGTTCGGTCTGGAGGCCCCGCCCCCGCAGATGATCGGCGGCGGCGGCCGGCGGGTTCAGTTCACCCCGCGACGCTGACCCCTCCCTTCCGGGAATTCCTACCGGTCTCCATTCCCGAGAATACTGCAAGTCTTGCCTATCCGGGCGCGCGCTTCCCGCCCGGCTGATCGCAAGCCCCTGGAATCAGGTCTCTCTCGGGAGACGGTCTCCCGGGCACGTGGCTTGCTACTGGGCAAGGCGTCGTCCTGGGAGGGTGTTCCTAGGGACGAGGCGGCCGGGGGTCTCGGGTGGCGGAGGACATGGGGAGCTCGCCAGCGATGGCGGCGAAGGATGGGCCGGAGGGGGAGACCTCCCGGCGGGACGGCACCCGGGAACTCCGAGTGGCCACGAGCGGCCCGGACGAGGGAGCGGAGCGGATGATGCAGCGTCAGGACCGCCACGGCGAGAAGCCCTTGATCCTGGTCGTGGACGACGACCCGGGCACGCGCGAGAGCTTGTTGGAGCTGCTCTCGGCCCGCTTCGACGTGCTGGGCGCCGACAGCGGCCGCTCCGGGGTGGAGCTGGCGCGCGAGCGCCACCCGGACCTCGTGCTGCTCGACCGCTTCCTGTCCAACGAGGACGGGCTCACGGTGCTCGAGTGCCTGCAGCATGACCGGAGCACGGAGGCCGTGCCGGTCATCTTCCTCACGGGGGACTCGGACGAGGCCACCCTGGAGAAGTGCCTGGAGATGGGCGCGGTGGACTTCGTGCACAAGCCGGCCAGCACGCGCGAGCTCGTGGCGCGCATCGACCGCGCGCTGCGGCAGAGCGAGCAGCAACAGCGCCTGCAGCAGATGGCCCAGACGGACGCGCTCACGGGCCTGGCCAACTTCCGCGCCCTGTCCGCGCGCCTGGAGGAGGAGTTCAAGCGGTCCAACCGCTACGACTACCCCCTGTCCGTGGTCGTCATCGACCTGGATCACCTCAAGGCCATCAACGACGGCATGGGCCACGACGTGGGCAACCGCGCCATCCTGGCGCTCGCCAACCTCTTGCGCACCAACCTGCGCGAGGTGGACTTCGCGGCGCGCTTCGGCGGGGACGAGTTCGTCGCCCTGCTGCCCCACCAGACCGCCGCCGAGGCCGCCGTGCTCGCCGAGCGCATCCGCACGGGCCTGCGCGGCGTGAAGATCACCCGGGCGGACGGCCGCCCCGCGCCCTTCGGGCTGAGCGTGAGCGTGGGCATCGCGGATCACTCGCTGAGCAACCCGCGCGAGAGCACCGACGAGCTGCTGCGGGCCGCCGACGCGGCGCTCTACGAGGCCAAGCGCGAGGGGCGCGACCGGGTGGTGGTGCAGCACCCGGCGGAGCTCGCGGCTCCGCGCTCGGCACAGCGGCACTAGCTTCAAGCAGGACACACACCCCCAAGAGGTCCCGATGGACGGCGGCGGAGCGAGGGCGAGGATGAACGGTGGCAGGCTGGCGAGCGGCTCACGGGTGGCCATCATCGGGGGAGGCATCGCCGGGGTGGGCATGGCGACCTCCCTGCTCTTCAATGCCCGGGCCCGCGGATGCACCGTCGACGTGCGCGTGTATGACGGCGGCGACCCGAGCGCCATCGCGCCCCCCGCCGTGCTCACGCCCGAGTGCCGCTCGCGCCTGGCGGCGCTCGGCTGCCGGATTCCCCTGGAGTGGCGCGCGCACGAGTTGCGCGGCGTGGAGGTGATCTCCCACGGCCAGCGCGAGGTGGTGCCCGGCACGCCCGGCGGCCTGTGGGTGGTGGACGGCTGGCCCCAGGGCCAGGGCGGCGTGGCGCTCGTGCGCGAGATGCTCGCGGGGGCGGCCACCGCCCAGGGGGCCAAGTTCATCCAGCGGCGCGTGGAGCGGGTGGAGAACCAGCCCTCCGCGCCGGACGCGCCCGCGGCGGTGCGCAAGTGTGGCCCGCTCATCGTGCGCGCCCAGGGCAGTGGCGAGCGCTTCCACGCGGTGGCCCTGGCCACGGGCGCGGGGCCCTCGCTGGGCGACGCCTTCTTCCCGGGCTTCCAGCCGGCGCCCACCGTGGCCGCCGTGCAGGCGCGGCTGCGGCCCGCCTCGCTCCAGGCCCCTACCCCGCTCGCCCGGCTGTGGCTCTCGCCCCTGCCCACCGTGGACGGCCTGTGGCTCTTGCCCGGGGCCCAGTCGGTGTACGCGCTCGCCTTCGGCCCCGCGGTGACGCCCGCGGACCTGTGCCAGGCCCTGATGATGGCGGCCCGGGACGGACTCGTGGAGGAGGGCTTCGAGCTCACCGCCGTGGAGACCACGCGCCTGCCCTACGGGCCGGGCCGCACCCTCGTGGCCCCCGGCCAGCTCGCCGTGGGCGCGGTGGCGCTCGGCCACCCGCTGCAACTCGGCCTCACCGAGACGCTCGCCTCGTGCAGCCGCGCCGCCGTGGCCCTGCTCGACGCGGGACTGGAGAAGCCCGCCCTGGAGCGGCGCTACGTGCGCGACGGCCTCGCCGAGCTGCTCGAGGACGCGACGGCCGGGGCCCGCTGCATCCCCTGGCTGCGCCGCGCGGGCCGCCAGGCGCCTCGTGCCTTCCTCACCGCCCGCCTGCGCGGCACGTCCGGGGGCATGGGGGGCGGCGGCGTGCTCGGCCTGTCCGCGCCCACGCCCCTCGCCCTGCTCTCCAGCCTGCGCTGGGCCGGCATCCGCGAGACGCTGGCCTCCTGGGTGCACACCACCCTGGAGCCCCTGCCCACGACGATCCCCGCCATGGAGCCGGACCTCTACTACATCGTGGATGACGACCCGGAGCAGCGCGAGGCGATGACGCAGCTGCTGGAGTCCACGGGCGCGCGGGTGGTGGCCTTCGCGGACGAGCTCGCCCTCTTCTGCGCGGTGGCCCGCCGGCCGCCCACCGCCATCCTCCTGGACGTGGTGCTGCACTGGGTGGACGGCCTGCGGCTGTGCGAGGGCCTCAAGCAGCACCCGCTCACCCGCGACACCCGCGTGGTGGTCATGAGCGGCCTCAACCGGCCCCACGTGCGCCAGCGCGCGCTCGACGCCGGCGCCGAGGCCTTCCTGCCCAAGCCCGTGGAGCCCGAGCGCCTCCTGCGCCAGCTGCTCGGTCTGGTGCCCGCGGCCCCGGCCGTGCCGGCCCCGAGCGCGCTCACCGAGGAGTCGGGGCGCTACGCGTCCTGAAGCCCGGCATAGGGCGGGGGCACGAAGCGCGCCCCCGGCTCCTTGCGAAACCACGTCATCTGGCGCTTGGCGTAGTGGCGCGTCTCCTGGGCCGTCTGGGCGATGGCCTCGCGCTCCGTCAGCCGCCCCTCCACCACCGCGCGCGCCTGCACGTAGCCCACGCTGCGCATGGGCGCGGCCTCGCCATAACCCCGCGCCAGGAGCGCGCGCACCTCGTCCACCAGTCCCCGCGCGTAGAGCGTCTCCGTGCGCGCGTTGATGGCCTGGTAGAGCGCCTCGCGCGGCGGCTCCAGTACCACCATGCGAAACGGGTAGCGGCCCCCGGAAAAGGCGTGCTCCCGCCGGAACACCGAGGCGGGCTTGCCCGTCTGGGCGTGGATTTCCAGCGCCCGGATGACGCGCAACAGGTCCTGCGGGGGCAGCTTCGCGGCCGACTCCGGATCCACCTCGGCGAGCCGCCGGTGCACGGCCTCGCGGCCCTCGGCGACGGCGAGCGCCTCCAGCCGCGCGCGCAGCGCGGGATCCGCCCCCGGCGCCTCCACCAGCCCGTGCAGGAGGATGCGCAGGTACATGCCCGTGCCCCCCACGACGAACACCCGCCGGCCCCGCGCGTGGATGTCCGCGATGGCCGCGTCGGCCCGCCGCTGGTACTCGGCGGCGGAGAAGGGCTCCAGGGGCTCCACCACGGACAGCAGGTGGTGCGGCACCGCGGCGCACTCGGCCTCCGAGGGCTTGGCGGTGCCGATGTCGAAGTGCCGGTACACCTGCTGCGAGTCCGCGCCGACGATCTCCCCGCCGTGGCGCAGGGCCAGCGCCACGGCGAGCGCGGACTTGCCCGAGGCGGTGGGGCCGGCGATGACGGTGAGGACCGGCCGCTCCACGGGCGTCACGCTCAGGCCGTGGGCTTGGCCGCGGCGTGCAGCGCCTGGGCCAGCTCCGCGAGCTTCACGGGCACCGGCTCACCCCCGGCCATGGGCTTGAGGTTCGCCTGGCCACTCGTGCGCTCCAGCTCGCCGAGCACCAGCGTGTACGTGGCGCCCACCTTGTCCGCGCGCTTCATCTGGCTCTTGAGGCTGCCGCCGCGCGTGTCCAGCTCCACCCGCAGGCCCTCGCGGCGCAGCCGGCTCGCGATCGTCAGGGCCTCGTCCGCCGAGCCCTCGTCCGCCACGGCGATGAAGAGCTGGGCCTTCAGGCCGAATGTCTGGCCGCTCTCGCGCAGGAGCAGGCAGAGCCGGTCGAGCCCCAGCCCGAAGCCCACCGCGGGCACGTCCGGCCCGCCCAGCGCCTTGACCAGCTTGTCGTAGCGCCCGCCCCCGCCCACGGTGCTCGCCGTGCCCAGGACCGGGTGCGCGGCGATGAACTCGAAGGTGGTGCGCGTGTAGTAGTCGAGCCCCCGCATGATGCGGTGGTTGACCTCGAAGGCGATGCCCAGGGCGCGCAGCTTGCGCTGCACGTTCTCGAAGTGCTCGCGGCACGGCGTGCACAGGGACTCGAGGATGCTCGGCGCGGCCTGGGCGATCTGCTGGCAGCGCTCCACCTTGCAGTCCAGCACGCGCAGGGGGTTGCGCTCCAGGCGCACCTTGCAGTCCGCGCACAGCTCGTCCACGTGCGCGCGCAGGTGCCCCACCAGCTTCTCCTGGTAGGCGGGCCGGCACGCGTCGTCCCCGAGCGAGTTGATGTTGAGCGACACGTCGCGCAGGCCCAGCGCCTGGAGCAGCTGCACCACCAGGTCCATCATCTCCACGTCCTGGGCGGGCTCCTTCGAGCCGTACGCCTCGGCGCCGATCTGGTGGAACTGCCGGTAGCGGCCCGTCTTCATGCGCTCGTAGCGGAACATGGGGCCCATGTAGAACCAGCGCGTGAGCGGCTCCTGGTTCAGCACCGAGTGCTCGATGTAGGCGCGCGCGGCGGGCGCGGTGCCCTCGGGGCGCAGGGACAGGCTGCGGCCGCCCTTGTCCTCGAAGGTGTACATCTCCTTGCCGACGATGTCCGTCTCCTCGCCCACGCTGCGCACGAAGAGCGCGGTGTCCTCCACGGTGGGCGTGCGGGCCTCGCCGTAGCCAAAGCGCGCGAAGAGCTCGCGCGCCGTGCGCTCCACGTGCTGCCACACCTCCACCTCACCCGGGAGGATGTCGTTCATCCCCTTGGGGCCGGCGATCTTCTGGCTCACGGAATCTCCCCGATGCGACTGCCCAGGCGCACCACGGCCTCGGGCACCAGGCTCTCGGCCCACTTCACCCGGCCCGGCTCGAACAGCAGGATGACGGTGGAGCCCATCTCGAAGCGGCCCAATTCCCCGCCCTTCTCCACGGCGATGGCCGTGTCGTAGCGGTGCACCTTGCCCGGCTTGCCCTGGTGGGTGATGACGTCCTCGTAGGCGGCCTTGATGCGCGACACGCAGGTCGCGCCCACCTTCACCACGGCGCACTTGCCCGCCACGGTGTCCAGGTACGTGATGAGCCGCTCGTTCACGCAGAACAGCGACTGCTTGTTCTTCACCGACGCGGGATTCACCGGCCAGAACTCGCCCGGGATGTACGCGTAGCCGGTGATGGTGCCGCCCAGCGGCGCGTGGATGCGGTGGTAGTCCCGCGGCGACAGGTAGATGGTCGTCCAGGCGCCGCCGTGGAAGGGCTTCGCCGCCGCCTCGTCCCCGAGCAGCTCGCCCACCGAGTAGTGGATGTCCTTGGCCTGCAGCACCCGGCCGTGCTCGGAGTAGCCCACCTGGGACACGGCGCCGTCCACCGGGGACACCACGACCTTCTCGCCCGGATCGATGGTGCGCGCCCCCACCTTGAGCCCGCGGGTGAAGAACTCGGCGAACGTGGGGTAGTGCTCGAGCGCGTGCTCGGCCTCGGCCATGTCCACCTTGTACATCTTCGCGAACGTCTTGATGGCCGCGCGGTGCAGCGGCGCGGGCACGGGCAGACGCGTGGCCATCCCCACCGCCGTGGACAGGGCGGACTTGGGGAGGATCTGCATGAGCTTCATGAAGTTCTGTTCGTCCATGAGGAAGAAGGCCTCGGGGGGAAGAGGAAGGAAGAAGGGTTAACGGCCCGCGTCGCGCGCCGGCGGACCCATGCCGCCGTCCGGGGAGAGGGCCTGGAGCGCGCTCTTGGGCGCCAGACCGAGAACCTTGCCGTTTTCGATGATCATCAACTGGTCCTGGAGCGAGGCGTACTGCTGGCGACACGCCGGGCGCGCCGCCAATTCCCAGCTCTCGCGGATGCCCCGACCCTGCACCTGGAGCGACTCGCCCCGCTGGAAGCAGCCCGAGAAGCCGCTGGACAACGCCGCCACCGCGGTGCCAATGCCCGGCGCGCCGCCCGTGCCCGCGTCCGTCCCGGCGTCGGCCGCCTGCTCGGGGGGCTCGGGCGGAGGCGCGCTCGGCACGTAGCCGCCCGTGCCACCGGGAGGCATGGCGCCGGGCGTCCGGGCGCTCTCCCGGGCGGCTTCCTGCTCGCGCAGCTCTCCGCTCACGCGCTGCTTGCCCTCGTCGATGCGCTGGCGCAGCTCCCGGGCCGACGCGGCGTCCAGGCTGTCCGTGGGCACCTGGGCGAGCAGGCCCTCGATGGCCTCCAGCTCGGGGTCCACGAAGGCCTGGTCCCCCTGGGCGGCGTAGAGCTTGCCGAAGCGGGTCTGCGCCTCCACGTAGGCCTCGGAGGGCTGGGCGGGTTTGCGGCAGGCCAGGGGGGTGGCCAACAGGACGACGGTCACGAGGCCGGCGAGCTTCCGGCCAACTCGGGGGCGGTAGGGGCGCACAGGGCCGGTTTTCTACGCCATTTCCCGGCCCGCGCACCCCTTTTTCGCTCCGGCGTTGGCCTAGGCTCGCGCCCCCCATGCCCTCCCCCACCGAAGTGCTGCGCTCCGTGTTCGGCTTTCCAGGCTTTCGCGGCGGCCAGGAGCCCGTCGTCTCGCGCCTCCTGGAGGGCCGCTCGGTGCTGGCCATCTTCCCCACCGGCGCGGGCAAGAGCCTGTGCTACCAGCTGCCCGCGCTGATGCTCGAGGGGCTCACCCTGGTCGTCTCGCCCCTCATCGCGCTGATGAAGGATCAGCTCGACTTCCTCACGCGCCAGGGCGTGCGCGCCGCGCGGATCGACTCGACGCTCGGGCCGGACGAGCTGCGCCAGGTGTACGCGGACCTGCGCGCGGGCACGCTCCAATTGCTCTACGTCGCCCCCGAGCGCCTGGCCAACGAGCGCTTCCTCCAGACGCTCAAGGGCCTCCGCCTGTCCATGCTCGCGGTGGACGAGGCCCACTGCATCAGCGAGTGGGGCCACAACTTCCGGCCCGAGTACATGAAGCTCGCCCCGCTCGCGCGCACCCTGGGCGTGGAGCGCGTGCTGGCGCTCACCGCCACGGCCACGCCCTCGGTGGCGCGCGACATCGCCGCCGCGTTCGGCATCGCCGCGGGGGACGTCGTGCAGACGGGCTTCCACCGCCCCAACCTCACCCTGCGCGTGACGCCCACCGGGGGCGGCGACGCGCGGCGCGAGCTGCTCTTGCAGCGGCTCGGCGCCCGGGCGCGCGGCGCGACGATCATCTACGTCACGCTCCAGCGCACCGCCGAGGAGCTGGCCACGTTCCTGCGCGGCCACGGCCACGACGCGCTCGCCTACCACGCCGGCATGGAGCCCGAGGCGCGCCACGCGGTGCAGGACCGGTTCATGGCCTCCCCGGACGCGGTGGTGGTCGCGACGATCGCCTTCGGCATGGGCATCGACAAGAGCGACATCCGCGCCGTCTACCACTACAACCTGCCCAAGAGCCTGGAGAACCACGCGCAGGAGATCGGCCGCGCGGGACGCGATGGCCAGCCCTCGGACTGCGAGCTGCTCGCGGCCCGCGAGGACGTGACGGTGCTGGAGAACTTCACCTTCGGCGACACCCCCACCCCCGAGGCCGTGGCGGGTGTGCTCGAGCACGTGCTCGGCCAGGGCGAGACGTTCGACCTGTCCGTCCACGAGCTGTCCGGCACCCACGACGTGCGCCCGCTGGTCATCGAGACGCTGCTCACCTACCTGGAGCTGGACGGGCTCATCGAGTCCACCGGCCCCTTCTACAACGCGTACAAGTTCCAGGAACTCAAGCCCCTGGACGAGGCCATCGCCGGCTTCGACGCCGCGCGCGCGGCCTTCCTGCGGGGCGTGTTCGCCCACGCCGAGCGCAAGCGCACCTGGAGCGTGCTGGACCTGGCCACGGTGATGCGCGAGACGGGCGAGCCGCGCGCGCGCATCGTCGCGGCCCTCAACTATCTGGAGGAGCAGGAGGTGCTCAAGCTCCAGGTGACGGGGGTGCGCCAGGGCTACCGGAAGAAGGCCCGGAGCGTCGGTGCCGAGGCGCTCACCCGCACGATGCAGGAGCGCTTCCTCGAGCGCGAGGCGCGGGACGCGCGGCGGCTGGGCCAAGTGCTGGCCTTCGTGGACCACGCGGGGTGCCGCACCCGCTTCCTGCTCGCGTACTTCGGCGAGGAGCTGGGAAAGGACTGTGGCCACTGCGACGTGTGCGCGGGCGAGCACCCCGGCGTGCTGCCCCCGGCCCCGGACGCCGAGGCGCGCGAGGCCCAGGTGCGCGCGGAGGTGGCCCGCATGCGCGCCGAGCGCCAGGACGCCCTCGCCTCCCCGCGCCAGCTCGCGCGCTTCCTGTGCGGCATCACCTCGCCGAGCGCCACGCGCGCGAAGCTCACGCGCCACCCGCGCTTTGGCGCACTCTCGGACGTCCCCTTCCAGCAGGTGCTCGACCTCGCGAGGCCGTGAGGTCTCCCCCCTTCTCCCCACGCCACGTCCAGTGCTCAACTGGGCGCGCGGCACGTGCGTGGGAGAAGAGGTCTCGATGTCTCGTGGAGTCTTGAGGTGGCTGTGGGTGGCGGGCCTCGCGCTCGCCCTGTCGGGCTGTGAGTACTTCCAGGACGAGCCGGAGGTCCTTCCCCCCGACAAGCCGGTGGTGACGGTGCCGCGCTTCGCCGAGGCGCCCTTCATCATCCCCCTGGGCGAGCCGCTCACCCTCACCGCGTACGTGAACAACCCGGACGGCTCGCCCGCCACGGGCTACGAGTTCTACTGGAACGGGTGGGATCCGAACGGCGGCGAGGTGAAGGCCGAGTTCGGCCACCCCGCGCCGGGCGTGGAGACGGTGACGCTCACGTTCCTGCGGGAGATCCGCCTGGACGTCAGCGTGACGGTGACGGTGGTGAACGCGGTGAACGCGGTGGGCGCGGCGGTGGCGCGGGTGCGGCCCGAGCGGGTCGTGGCCTGGGGCGGCACGACGCGCGAGGTGCTGCCCTTCCAGCAGGAGGTGGCCCTGCGCGTGGGCGAGGCACGCCCCACGGCCGCCCTGCCCCACGGCCAGCGCAACCCCGCCGAGCCCAACGTGCGCATCCTCGGCAAGGAGCCCCTGGGCTACGCCACCGCGAATCCCGCCATCGCCACCGTGGACGCCACGGGCGTGGTGCGCGGCGTGGCGCCCGGGCAGACGACGCTCACCTTCCAGAGCCCCACGGGGGCCACGGCCAGCATCCCCGTGCGCGTGCAGACGGGCGCGCTGGAGCCCGCGGCGGAGGGCGCCTGGCCCACGGATGGCGTGGGGCCCTCGGCCATCCGCTCGGACTACGGCGCGCGGCTCCTGGCGGGCAAGGACGCGGTGGACGATCAGCTGGCGGTGGACTCCCAGGGCCGGGCCTTCGCCGTCCTGACGGGGGGCGCGCGCACCGCCACCCTGGCGTCGCTGACGATCCAGTCGGTGCTGCTCTCGCGCTGGACGGGCTCGGGGCTCGGTGTCGAGTGGGTGAGCCAGCCGTGGGACGCCGCCGAGGATCCGCGCCTGGTCCTGGACGCGCGTGACGTGCCCTACGTCACCTATACCTCCCGGCACTTCGGGGACATCGTCGTGGCGGACCGCCCGGCCGAGGGCGCGCCGGACACCTGGCGCCACCGGCGGCTGCCCATGGACCTGGGGCTCGCGGCGGACGCGGGGCTCAGGCCCCCGCAGTACGTGGGCCGGCACGCGCTGTCCCACGTGGCCATGCTGCCGCGCGAGGGCGGCGGCGTGTGGATCGCCTGGTGGATGGCGGACCGCTTCGACGATCAGAACCCCACCTACCAGACCACCGAGTTCCTGGAGACGCCGGCCCAGTGCGCCGAGGTCATCAAGCTCGCGGAGGTGACGGACGACGCGGTGAAGACGCAGGAGGTGCTCGTGCGCTGGAACGGCCCGCCGCTGGCGGCCACCTGTGACGCGTACGCCCTCAAGTCCACGCGCACGGACATGCCCCTGCATCTGCTGCCGCCCGCGCCAGGCGAGCGGCTGCCCCGGGTGCTGTCCACCCACGACAAGCCCCTGATGCTCCACGAGTCCAAGGGCGGCACCTGGACGGCGCGGGAGCTGGCGCATCCGATCATCCGCTCCACGGGGTTCGAGGGCCCGAACTTCGTGACGCTCGTGCGGCCGGAGACGCCGGGCGGGAGCACGGTGCTCCTGAGCTACGACGCGCTCACGGGCGCGCTGCCCGCGGACGTGTCCTTCAACGCCCTGCCCGGCCAGGAGCCGCTGGCCTCCTTCGCCTTCGAGGGCGGAGACTCCTCGCGCCAGACGCTCTACTTCGGCTTCCAGTCCGAGGGTCGGCTGTTCTCGGGCTCGGGCTTCGTGGGGCCGCTCGTGGTGCGCACGAGCCTGGGCGGCTTCTTCAAGGACGAGCCCACGGGGCCCTGGGTCGCGCCCACGCGGGCCTACAACTCGCAGTGGAGCCTGGACTTCCCCATGCGGGGCCATGCCCACCGGGGCACGCGGCTGCACCTGCTCTCGGAGACCTCGAGGGGCGTGCCCCAGCTCCTCTCGCGCGGCCTGCCCCCGGCGGAGCCGCTGTCCACCGCGCCCGAGACGCGGGGCGCGCGCCTGGGGACCACGCCCGTCACGCCCCGGGTGTCCACGGCCCCGATCGTGCTCGCGGACGGCGCGCGCTACCTGCTCACGGACCTCGTCGACAGCTCCGTGCCCGGAGGCGTCCTGCGCTCGGAGGGGCCGGGCCAGCCCTTCGTCCCCCGGCGCGCGCGCATCGGGGGCGAGGCGCTCTTCTCGGCGCGCCGGCTCTGGCACTCGGGCGGGGGGCTGTTCCTGCTGGAGGAGCAGGGCTCGGCGCTGCGGGTCCACCGCTCGGCGGACCAGGGCGCGAGCTTCTCGGCCGTGAGCACCACCCCGCGCCCCGCCGCGCCCCTGGAGGCCGCGTGGGTGCATGCCGGGGGCTCGGGGCCGCTCTTCGCGATGTTCTTCGACAAGCTCCAGTCCTTCGACTTCCAGTGGGGCTTCTCCCCCAACGCCGCCACCACGCCGCCGACGATCGTCCCGGGCTTCACCGCGGCCGAGCGGGGTCGGCTGGTGGTGCTCCACGGCGCGCTGCTGCCCACGTCCACGGGCGTACTGCTCGCGGTGGACGCGCTGAAGAACGACGGCACGGGGAGCCACGCCCAGCT includes:
- a CDS encoding Ig-like domain-containing protein yields the protein MSRGVLRWLWVAGLALALSGCEYFQDEPEVLPPDKPVVTVPRFAEAPFIIPLGEPLTLTAYVNNPDGSPATGYEFYWNGWDPNGGEVKAEFGHPAPGVETVTLTFLREIRLDVSVTVTVVNAVNAVGAAVARVRPERVVAWGGTTREVLPFQQEVALRVGEARPTAALPHGQRNPAEPNVRILGKEPLGYATANPAIATVDATGVVRGVAPGQTTLTFQSPTGATASIPVRVQTGALEPAAEGAWPTDGVGPSAIRSDYGARLLAGKDAVDDQLAVDSQGRAFAVLTGGARTATLASLTIQSVLLSRWTGSGLGVEWVSQPWDAAEDPRLVLDARDVPYVTYTSRHFGDIVVADRPAEGAPDTWRHRRLPMDLGLAADAGLRPPQYVGRHALSHVAMLPREGGGVWIAWWMADRFDDQNPTYQTTEFLETPAQCAEVIKLAEVTDDAVKTQEVLVRWNGPPLAATCDAYALKSTRTDMPLHLLPPAPGERLPRVLSTHDKPLMLHESKGGTWTARELAHPIIRSTGFEGPNFVTLVRPETPGGSTVLLSYDALTGALPADVSFNALPGQEPLASFAFEGGDSSRQTLYFGFQSEGRLFSGSGFVGPLVVRTSLGGFFKDEPTGPWVAPTRAYNSQWSLDFPMRGHAHRGTRLHLLSETSRGVPQLLSRGLPPAEPLSTAPETRGARLGTTPVTPRVSTAPIVLADGARYLLTDLVDSSVPGGVLRSEGPGQPFVPRRARIGGEALFSARRLWHSGGGLFLLEEQGSALRVHRSADQGASFSAVSTTPRPAAPLEAAWVHAGGSGPLFAMFFDKLQSFDFQWGFSPNAATTPPTIVPGFTAAERGRLVVLHGALLPTSTGVLLAVDALKNDGTGSHAQLLLRQYDLTGTLVSERTVDPLLRPGIYLRAEGAALAGDDTLVWVTDRDVRRVDLTTGAVTHADLPARNMQEPVLAPVRLADGRLLLPVTERVRPHVHHAGYRLSADGLTWGPFQALRPTGADGQAVLSVAAEPDGGTLFVLGDSGLMMAGDGEVITQAIVQRVFPVP